From Oncorhynchus keta strain PuntledgeMale-10-30-2019 chromosome 25, Oket_V2, whole genome shotgun sequence, one genomic window encodes:
- the seta gene encoding SET nuclear proto-oncogene a has translation MSASAAKVSKKELNSNYDGADETSEKEQQEAIEHIDEVQNEIDRLNEQASEEILKVEQKYNKLRQPFFQKRSELIAKIPNFWVTTFVNHPQVSALLGEEDEEALHYLTRVEVTEFEDIKSGYRIDFYFDENPYFENKVLSKEFHLNESGDPSSKSTEIKWKSGKDLTKRSSQTQNKAGKKRQHEEPESFFTWFTDHSDAGADELGEVIKDDIWPNPLQYYLVPDMDDEEAEGEDDDDEEGLEDIDEEGDEDDGEEDEDDGDDGEDDEGEDD, from the exons ATGTCGGCATCGGCGGCAAAAGTGAGTAAAAAGGAGCTGAACTCAAACTATGACGGCGCGGACGAGACCTCCG AAAAAGAGCAACAGGAAGCTATTGAACACATTGATGAAGTTCAAAACGAAATTGACAG ACTGAATGAGCAGGCGAGTGAGGAGATATTGAAGGTAGAACAGAAATACAACAAACTCCGTCAGCCATTCTTTCAGAAGAGGTCAGAACTGATCGCCAAAATCCCCAACTTCTGGGTCACAACATTCGTCAACCATCCGCAAG TTTCTGCCCTTCTTggtgaggaagatgaggaggcaCTTCACTATCTGACCAGGGTGGAGGTTACAGAGTTTGAAGATATCAAGTCAGGCTACAGAATAGATTTT TATTTTGATGAAAACCCATACTTTGAAAACAAAGTCCTTTCCAAAGAGTTCCACCTGAACGAGAGTGGAGACCCATCATCAAAGTCAACAGAAATAAAATGGAAATCAGGAAAG GACCTGACAAAGCGCTCCAGCCAGACGCAGAATAAAGCCGGCAAGAAGAGGCAGCATGAAGAGCCAGAGAGCTTCTTCACCTGGTTCACTGATCACTCAGATGCTGGGGCAGATGAGCTGGGAGAGGTCATCAAGGATGACATCTGGCCAAACCCCCTGCAGTACTACCTG GTTCCTGACATGGATGATGAGGAAGCAGAAGGTGAAGATGATGATGACGAGGAAGGTCTTGAGGACATTGATGAGGAGGGTGATGAAGATGatggagaggaagatgaggatgacGGAGATGATGGGGAG GATGATGAAGGAGAAGATGACTAA
- the gle1 gene encoding mRNA export factor GLE1, with translation MPAESLRWDTLEALKNSPKGRLKYNPDWLEKGEDILSGCNEAPSLSPLSGLILKRLNMSPRALQKTCSLGSASTDPSTGLSEEAPVSSTSPFPSANAQPTPLSSPLLVPRLKKVTEQIVGDEDSAPDASNNLSPVTNPISSPTISLLSPRATQMEGCIRICEEKHRAKAKMELSLRQELQEKLVASVASRESEQLKRFEELMELKQRQEYQSMRDMMERETQESIGRQEKLKEEHKNRIKILNLRLREAEQQRLREAEFERQRQVEGRERLRALNAIQEEILQLNQLLEPAAPTQSGPSPDLTSYSTRANQLCSQVSEVVRMTAEGEFPSVEDMTVAERALHEMRSLIRVMQEAAAQAQEKRKKQQEEEEERRKMAMLQAQQEEQKKSAALSAKEKARKKGLQTKAEQSTLKWYQELQDSANQCAQSFEGLNNTKDIQTKKLRMELQKAATIPVSQISSISGSKLREIFDKIDKLLSGRSVVSGGKSVSTSQHPNGLDFVSYKLAEKFVKQGEEEVASHHEAAFPIAVVASGVWELHPKVGDFILAHLHKKCPYAVPHYPPMKDGTSVEEYQKILGYRVEDGGVEAQDSFLKRMSGMIRLYAAMIQLRWPYGSKQGPDPHGLNNGWRWLAQMLNMEPLADVTATLLFDFLEVCGNALMKQYQVQFWKLILLIQEEYLPRIEAVTSQGQAGSVTRLKQFLESSLRSRQIPPPKGQLSSHFWRS, from the exons ATGCCTGCTGAAAGTTTACGATGGGATACATTGGAGGCCTTGAAAAACTCACCAAAGGGAAGACTGAAATACAACCCAGACTGGCTCGAAAAGGGGGAG gatattttgtcaggttGTAATGAAGCTCCTAGCTTGTCCCCACTCTCTGGGCTCATCTTGAAGAGGCTTAACATGAGCCCTCGAGCGCTTCAGAAGACCTGCTCATTGGGCTCTGCTTCCACTGACCCAAGCACAGGCCTGTCTGAGGAGGCCCCAGTCTCCTCAACCAGCCCCTTCCCTTCAGCCAATGCTCAGcccactcccctctcttctccactaCTGGTCCCCAGGTTGAAGAAAGTCACAGAGCAG ATTGTTGGTGATGAGGACAGTGCCCCAGATGCCAGCAACAATCTCAGTCCAGTCACCAACCCCATTTCTTCTCCCACCATCTCACTGCTGTCTCCCAGGGCAACTCAAATGGAAGGATGTATACGCATTTGTGAGGAGAAACATCGTGCCAAAGCTAAG ATGGAGCTGAGTCTGAGGCAGGAGCTGCAGGAGAAGCTGGTGGCCTCAGTTGCGAGTCGTGAGTCGGAGCAGCTCAAACGCTTTGAGGAGTTGATGGAGCTGAAGCAGAGACAGGAGTACCAGAGTATGAGGGACATGATGGAAAGAGA AACACAAGAAAGCATTGGGCGCCAAGAAAAATTGAAAGAAGAGCACAAGAACAGAATAAAG ATCCTGAACCTGCGCCTGCGGGAAGCGGAGCAACAGCGTTTGCGGGAGGCGGAATTTGAGAGGCAGAGACAGGTGGAGGGTAGGGAGAGACTGCGTGCTCTCAATGCAATCCAGGAAGAGATACTTCAACTCAATCAGCTCCTGGAGCCGGCCGCACCCACCCAGTCAGGCCCCTCCCCTGATCTCACATCCTATAgcacccgtgccaaccagctatGCTCCCAGGTGTCAGAGGTGGTGCGCATGACAGCGGAG GGGGAGTTCCCCAGTGTGGAGGACATGACGGTGGCAGAGCGGGCACTGCATGAGATGAGGTCACTCATCCGGGTGATGCAAGAGGCGGCTGCCCAGGCccaggagaagaggaagaagcagcaggaggaggaagaggaacgCAGGAAGATGGCAATGCTGCAGGCCCAGCAGGAAGAGCAGAAGAAGAGTGCAGCTCTGTCAGCCAAAGAGAAGGCACGGAAAAAGG GCCTGCAGACCAAAGCTGAGCAGAGCACCCTGAAGTGGTACCAAGAGCTGCAGGACTCCGCTAACCAGTGTGCACAGTCTTTTGAAGGCTTGAACAACACTAAGGATATTCAG ACAAAGAAACTAAGAATGGAGCTCCAGAAGGCAGCCACAATCCCTGTCAGCCAGATCTCCAGTATCTCAG GTTCCAAGCTCAGGGAAATATTTGACAAGATTGACAAGCTGTTGTCTGGGAGATCAGTGGTATCCGGAGGGAAGTCTGTCTCCACCTCCCAGCATCCCAACGGCCTGGACTTTGTCAGCTACAAACTGGCCGAGAAGTTTGTG aaacaaggagaggaggaggtggcgtCCCACCACGAGGCAGCCTTCCCCATCGCTGTGGTGGCCTCTGGGGTGTGGGAGCTTCACCCCAAAGTCGGAGACTTCATCCTTGCCCACCTTCATAAGAAATGCCCCTACGCCGTGCCCCACTACCCACCTATGAAGGATGGCACATCTGTAGAGGAATATCAGAA AATCTTAGGCTACCGTGTGGAAGATGGAGGGGTGGAAGCTCAGGACAGCTTTTTGAAGAGGATGTCAGGAATGATCCGCCTCTATGCTGCTATGATACAGCTCAGATGGCCTTATGGCTCCAAGCAAGGG CCTGACCCACATGGGCTGAACAACGGCTGGCGCTGGCTGGCTCAGATGCTGAACATGGAGCCCCTGGCAGACGTCACGGCAACACTCCTTTTTGACTTCCTAGAG GTCTGTGGCAACGCCCTGATGAAGCAGTATCAGGTTCAGTTTTGGAAGCTCATTCTGCTCATCCAAGAGGAGTACTTGCCAAG GATTGAAGCTGTCACCAGCCAAGGCCAGGCGGGCTCAGTCACGAGGCTCAAGCAGTTCCTGGAG AGTTCATTAAGAAGCAGGCAGATCCCTCCCCCCAAAGGCCAGCTGAGCTCCCACTTCTGGAGATCCTGA